The genomic window ctttcaaggagagaattcttcacgcctatcgtttcaaccttgatctagagatcgttcaaagctttcaagagatcttcaatcaacaatcaacctcttctcaagcgttcaaccgttcattcatcttgagaaaatctgaaaaaggggttctttatttgagtaaagtttttattgttatatttgctcatttaaggagctgtttttgtattcatctgtgctctaaatattcttactctttgtgagtttttgctcttgtttttggaggatttccaaaacaaggaaaggttgatccgaacctgaaatcggagtgttttgggttggcttgtacccgggaaacaagtgttctagcttgggatagctagggtcggagtttccgacgtcctgtattctagcttgggatagctagtgtcggagtttccgacgttttgtattcgggttgaatacaaaggatagtggattaaaattcccaagtgggatcttggggagtggacgtaggtgcaaggttagcaccgaaccactataaatccttgtgtttgtggtgtgctttatcgctttatcttatttctttattatatccttgcaatactgctttagttaattaatattgatttaaagccattattttgttcttcataagttatctgttgggcttaaatttttagaaacccaattcaccccccctcttgggttgcatagctgggcaacaagtggtatcagagccagtgctctagcccttctttgatctaacaatcaaagagccaaagatctatggcaacccatgttggaacttctctagccgaggggcaatcaacaaaccgacctccacttttcaatgggtctaattacacctattggaaagctcggataaagattttcatacaagcactcgactatgatatgtggagtatcatagtgaatggtcctcacacacccaccaagattatagatggtgaggagtcaaccaaacctgagaaagaatgggatgaggttgacaagaaattagcacaattaaatgccaaagctatgaatgttctttattgtgcactagatgctagtgaatttaatcgcatttctacttgtgcatctgctaaagaaatatggaataggttagaagtcacccatgagggaacaaatcaagtaaaagagtctaaaataaacatgcttatacataaatatgaattgttcaaaatagagcatgatgagtccataactgctatgtttactcgttttactgatataatcaatggtttaaagagtcttggcaaatcttatactaacagtgaacttgtaaggaagattctcaggtcactgccaagaacttgggaagccaaggtgactgccatccaagaagcaaaggacttgaacactctacctctagaagagcttcttggatccttgatgactcatgaacttagcatgatgcaacatcaagaggatgaaatcaaaaagaaaagaaccattgccctcaaatccacaacttcacctgattatgaaacagatgactctgaagatgaagatcaggatgaggagatggctctcatcacccgaaaattcaagaagtttctaagaaaaaggaaacaggggatgagaaagaaatttacaaaaggggatcaaagcatagaaaaggagaaagatcaaactcctatatgctacgagtgcaagaagccaggacatttcagatccgaatgtcctcaattgaagaaaggtccaaagaaattcaaaaagaaggcaatgatggtgacctggagtgcgagtgatgactcaagctccgacgaggaaacctcaaccgaacaagccaatctgtgcctgatggcacatgaaaatgaggtaacttctgaatccactagtgaatttacttttgaagaattgcatgaagctttctatgattcaattgatgaattaaagaaactagggaagaaaaacaaagagctgaaattggaaaatcagtccttagtgaaacaagctgaaattctttcaattgaaaaattcacattgattcaagaaaatcaaaactttaaggatgaaattaacaaactgaaatctataatagataagttcaccttaagttcaaacaagctaaatatgatccttgataatcagaaagctatatatgataaggctggacttggttataaacccctgaagaaacaaaaatttttgaaggatatttatgcaaattattcaagcaaaaagcctacaaatattacttgttttaaatgtggaagaataggacataaatcatacacatgtcttattaacaaatatgcaaacacaaagaaaatatgNNNNNNNNNNNNNNNNNNNNNNNNNNNNNNNNNNNNNNNNNNNNNNNNNNNNNNNNNNNNNNNNNNNNNNNNNNNNNNNNNNNNNNNNNNNNNNNNNNNNTCCCATGCGCCTCCCATGTTTACGcaattatagatttttattttattttatttttgaattcaaGAAACGTGAAGAGACGCGGTGTAGAGATCACTTACATGGGAGCCGCCGTGGCCGTCGAAGACGGCGAAGAAGTGCAGGGTCGAGCCGCCGCCAGGCGGCCGGAAGAAGCCCGGCCGCACGGAGATGGCGTCCTCCATCTCCCGCGACCGGCCGGAAAGCGAGATGGAACCAAACGCCAGCAGAGGCTCCCCCGCCGGGGCCTGGCCGGAGCTCGACGCGATCGCCGGCGCTGCATCTCCTTCGACGGGAGAAGAAGTAGTAGAAGGAGAAGAGGGCGTCGCCAAGGACGGATGAGCAAGTGAGAGAGGCGGCGACGGAGAGTCATCCCCAGCGGGACGGCTCCGCTTCTCGCCGCCACTGTTGGCGCGATCGGAGGAGGCCGCCTCCGGCTCCGCCTCCCGCTTCCTCTCTGCCCTCCGCGACGGGCTCCCCGCCCTGGAGGGCGGGTCGCCGGCGACGGCGGCGAATCGGCGCATCTCGATCCTGCGGCGGCGGGCCTCGCGGCATTTGGCCGGGGAGTCGCCTTCGTCGACCATCTTGACGTAGATATCCCCCATCAGCGGCCGGGATCGGAGGCGAGTTCCAGCGAAGCGCGATCCCCGCCGTCGATCATCTCCCGCGAGGTTTGGGATTTGGCGAAATGGGAGGGAGAGGGGCCGTGGAGGGGGTTTTATACTGGGGAATTGTTGGGAGGGTTCTTTTGGAGAAAGAAACGGCTTGTGCCGTGGTTTTCCTCGTGGAAGAAGATGGGGCAGTGTACTCACCTCTGGGCAGGGCTATAGCTGCCCGGGCTACCCGGAACCGACCGCGACGTGTCGAATTCTTGCCACGTGTACCAGTTTACGCGCCACATGCTCTTTTGGAAGGCTACTCTCGCGTGTTTCTCGTCGATCATCGTATCGTCTCGGCacagatttctttcaaatctttaTTCGATTTTTCCATATCTACCCTTGCGACGGTTAGGATGATTTTCATTCAAATCTTTGTTCAATTTTCCCGTATCAACCCTTATGATGGTCAGCCACTGAGGTGGCAATCTAACGAAACACGTCATTTATTTCTAACCAAATGATCCAGATTCGAATCATAACGAAGATCGAACtttgattaaatattaaaatacgaATAATCATGAAAGAGAATATTCTGACGATcgaatctaaaaataataatttaatttttaataatgctAGAGTGATGTATTCATCCGTTGAATTCATCTATATGATTTGGAGGAGGTTGTTCATTCACCTAAATTTAATTTCGAATCCAACATTCTCCAGTAGAGATTGGGACTTTCTGATCACGCAGAGAAGATAGTTACGCCAGATTGTCCCCTTCCAACATTTTTTTAttgtacctaaaaaaaaaaattcttgtgatggtcaagatttttttttttttttgcatatgtactcttctatatattaaaaaattatataaacatactcttaaaattttatttaaatatatatttttataaaatatttattatatatatatatatcttttttctttctttttttgtaatattattttaaaatttaaaataattaaaatatctttaatatatagataaatgtgcaaaaaaaaaacttagaatGCATGTAAATAGCAAGATTACAGAGATATTCTTGTAATTTTGCATGTGTAAGAGGGTATACACCCAaaaaatctattaaaaaataattaaaactagATTGAGGCTTGCCAAGTCTTTGATTACTTAGCCAAACCGGCaagtttgaaaaagaaaaaaaagtccatGTCAAATTGTTAATATTTCTTTATTTAAGATCATAATTCGCTCAAGTTGAAATATTGGATCTTCATTTTGGTCATATTATCCTTCCATttgattttaatataattataattattgaatctatgaataattattttaagaaaattaaaatatactaaatTTAAATTAACTATTCatctttatattaataaaatatttttagtaattataaATAGTGAGTTGTTGTTCATTCGTCAAGGTGAGAATTTCACAAAATTATCCAgatttatctcaaaaaaatagatgTGAACATGGATCATGCTGTACGAtgatactaaatttttttaatcatcctTATCAATAAAGAGCAACTGAACTACCTTCACTATTAATCGGCAAACCCCAAGCACCATTTGGTTTGGTAACAATGACGCTAGATGAAACAGTTTGAAAGCAAATATAAAAGGGATGGTTTTATCTATTTAACCAACTTAGGTAAGTAAAATTATAAAAGTAGGATGCTAATACTATGTTAGCTCTCCTAAAAGTTCTAATAGAATAATTTTTGCTTTTTGTTAATGTTTTTGGCTAAAGAATAGTACTGTTGTCAAATCTTGAGCTAGAAAACTAATAGATCATGATTGAAGGTGCATGTTATTGATCTAGATTATCAAAGAGAGCATCCAAATATGATGGTTCACTTGTTGGACTATTTTGGATATTAGGATATGAATTATATAATTTGTTAATCTCATATTAAATTTAAGCCTTTAAgtgatttttttctttgaaataaTAGAACTGAAAGGCCTTGttgaaattgattgatggtgatATTTTTACCCAAGCCATTGATATCAATATCTAATAATCTTCCTGTGGGGATATGAGTCATTCGGATGAGCCATTTTTTGCTAACTAAGGTACTTCAGCACAAGACTGAGATAACTCAATTTAGGGAGGATAATATAAGCCAATAATCACAGATGATAGCCACCCTAAATATCAGACAACATTGCCTCAAGAATCATAATCTCATATGTAATCAACTGACCTCGAATCCAAACTAAGGATGCACCCTAGTGCCAGGCTAACCTCAAGCCACCTGTCATCTTAATGGTGTAATTAGGTCCAAAAAACCTCCCAATAATTTTCAGAACGTAAGCAATTGGTGCCTCCGACTAACAATCATGATTTATAGGTTAGTGGGTAGATTTTCTATCTTAACGGCCTATCCAATTATGATCAAATAATCTATAACATTAGGACGTAATGGTCTATCAAATTTAGGTACAATAGCCTATAGCTCCATCTCTATATAAAAAGATAACCATGGGACTCcaagataaataaataattatatccaCAGAGAATAATGTCTacattctctccctattttctctccagactcccttctcccttctccagtTTCAAGTTCCGACTAACTAAAACATCGAAGGATCTCTTATCGAAATACCTCCAACATGTTTGGACTTTTATTACAGGTTTCCCTAGGAGGAAGCACCTCTTCAACTAGACCTAACCTTCACATCAGTTGATGACTGATGTTAGTCCGAAAGCTTATAGCAACATTTTTCAATTAAGATAATTGATAACCTCGGCCAAAAAAAATTGCATAGATATTTTAAAAGAGAATTAAAATGAGTAAAGGATAGTTATTGATTACACCATAGCACTAAAGACTCCACACCCAACTACATATCTTCTCTCCATGTCTAATTAATTATCTTGATTCAACTATTAAGacatttatgataatataaattcGTAGAGATAACAATTATTTTCATTATCAGATGTtgctaggattagaaaaactcaaaaaagaaaaaaggagaaacaAATACAAGCTTCTAGTAAGACCATATGGTTATCTTGGTCTGGATAGAGTTGAATCAACATAACTCTAACTTGGGCTAAGCTTGAACATGACAACAACAATTTAATCTCATTTTAGATGGATACTTATGCAATCTAACTTTATCTCAATGTAACTTAAATATATCTCAACTCATTCCACTTTGACCCAATCCCATAATCCTAAAATAAGATTTTACATTTAATATGCCAAAATAAAGCACCCAATTGACTAAACATTTATGTCACTTAATAATTTCTTCAAGACTTTCCTATAATCAGAACAATGTAGATATACAACCTAAGCTTTTTTAGAACGCACCAGACTATGATCAACTAAAAAGTTTGGAACTTTACCATATTTGGTTAAGCtccttaattaaaatagattagcATTTGAAGGTCCATGGATTCTAAATCAACCCTTGCCTTGCTCTATGTCACATTTCGGTTGCACTCATGTCCCATTTAATAAGCTTCCTTGaccttgtacccaaaaaataagctaTCTTTGGCCAACTAGCTTATCCAAATGAGATCTCAAATAGGCAGCTAAGGTGCAAGAACAAGAAGGAAAAAAGTTGAAGGGCTTAAGATGGATTCAGGTAGATCTAGAATAGGGCCAgcaatgcttaacctatttaaatTGATTCAATCTTTACAGGTCAGATTAGATTAtctatttagtaaaatatttaagTTCAAGTCTAGACTTGTGACCTGTTAAACAAACAGATGAGGTTCTGGATGTGAGATTTTTAACCTATATTGCATTTGATCTGACTCATATATGGTCTAACCAACCTGATTGCCATCCCTAACCTGGAAGCACTAACCTCCTCAAGCTTCTAATCCGCAAGCACCAACTTCCTCtagcttctttcttttcctccagCAGCTCTAAGCAACAAATAAGATGATGAGCTAAACTATACTTTTTGATTGACAATTTGCTtaggtaaaagattttaattaagtatagcatatAGCTAGCCAACATTGACCTTCACAAGGCTCTCTCCTTATATTTGGTTTGGGTTATGAGAGAGAAGATGGATGGGATTGGAAGGATGGATGGTCCCTATTCTtcaattgatttaaaaatttctaGAGAAGATGGATGAAAAGGGAGGATCGTCCATCTATCTAGGCCCACAAATTTGCATCCTCCCGATTTGGCAAGATGCACGGAGGGTGGATGAGATTTGTGAAGAATAAATTATCATAATAACAAACTTATCTCTTACAAATATTTTAACTAAATCCTATATATTTTTTAACAGCCCATACCTCATATCTTCTCTCTTGCCTCTTCTTTAttgttcttcttctcctcaacatCCAGTCACTGCCCTAGCTCAtagccataggtaagattttttttttttttcaatttggaTGTGAAGCCTTCTATTGTGAATaaatttcattctttttttttatctaacaTCACTTTTTACTATTTATCTATATGGTGATTGTTGATGGATTAtggaaatacaaaaaaaaatatcatagaccATATGCATATTTTATACAAGGACAAGATATATCATAGGAGAGGGAAgtgttgaagatctggtaccacttattacagtaaaaaaataaaaaataaaaaagatacaatcaaatacatggatcagcctaaGGTTTACCTCCACGGAACATGCAAGACTTCACTAcgagaaagaaaataaatacatGAGGAGATtacacactctcaactctcatatacaaatcctctctctcaacaagaagcactcaCCTCTCATCCTTAtaaaagctctcataaaaatcCCAAAAAGACCCAAGCTTGCCGTACCAGGATCCTCTAATGCTCTTGAACGCTTCCTACGGCTCCAAGCCGCTGCCTCAACCCATTCTCTACCTCTCGGGTGGTCTCGGACGCTACATCTGATCTCAGATCCATGCACCATTTTATAGGCCCAAAACTTAGTTTGCATTGAAAACAAGCTTTCACAAGGACCTGGAAACCTTTCCAGCCATTGGATCTTTCCCTCAAGCTCCCTTGACCCTTGGATCGCCCAAGATCGCGCGTCTGCTTCGcagccgtcggatcatgcaaataGTTTCCGTGAGCAGCGATATTTGCCTCATGGACCAAGGCAGTTCACAGCGCTCGCGTGGACCGCAACATCCCATGTAGTCCACCATGGATCGTACCAAATTCCTGTAAGCTAGGCTACGCCACGTGGGCATGCATCCTGGgctgcgcgcccgcctgggccatgCGTGCTACTTGGCCTGCCTTCGGGCCTGCATGTTGTGGGCCCCACTGTGCCTCACGCTGCAAGCCCTGTTGTGCCACGTTTCTAGGCTCCTTGCATTGTGCGCTGCATGCTGGGCTTCTCCACATTTAGTCTTCGCAATTATGGATCGAATTTAAGGGCCAAAATCTCAATAATTTTTATCTCGACTCGACATTTGGCATCCACCTAACTCTGAGAGTTTCTGGATGATCTCGCCCCCATGCTTGAGGCAAACACTTGACTGCTCATGGATGGATAAATATGAGAGTCGAACCAGGCTGCTAAATCCCATCTTCGTCATATACTGTGTCCTGTCTGATCTGAGATATGCTCGAGGTAACCTCTTGTGGTAATAGAAACTTTATCTTGTGACGTTGTctatcatcctctcgagtctctcaTCTCATGTCCgattttgaagcgaaaattcagtgcaggggcaaaatgataattttaaaacttttttaaaattactattttacagtaaaattattaattaatctcattaattaatactagttaaccatatactaggatctaaatatgatacaacagcatgcatttaaatttgaaattcaaatttgaaatagtaaactttttactgtactgtattcagaacacatcaccttttgcgggtactcgatcatcgcaatctgatcaccatcggagggctctgatcgtcacgtcgcagccacattagtgtctggcctctgcggatcgtccacacgaagcttccgtctgatcagctcctcacgaatgctagttcgtgatttcacccttttgatggctgatgttgatcgaacttcttcgatcgatgtgtgctgactcctcggatgctctggattgtctgcatgattggttgagaggctgatggatctctctctaaaatttgatgaactcacgacactcgtggcacaccaatctcacttcccgaaccctaggtagaaaccctagggtacacaccaaaaaccctgcgtccaattttctttcttttctttatttttctctcggaaggttttggaccttcacctcacgcacaaggcttcctcacgccccactttctttctcaaaatttttctacgcacgccccagcttcctatctcttttaaaacagttcaaaacgtgtcttatccgcgtgagaggataaagacaagtggttacacatttgaattcaaatcaaatttgaattcaaactaaaaccaactcatccctatccacttgggcgtgagaagagaaggtgcgagtctaCTTTGTGCGTAAAaagatttcacgagaaactctttctcgtgtgagatgtggggcgctaaagtggataatgtcatgtatgtgcaagagataagttatccattcaaattcaaacacgctttgaatttgaagggctaactaatcatctttatccaaatattggcacataagagtgggcatgagaagagctttgcatgagaaaaaattcatgagaagtttcttctcgtgaattcaaatgggcgcagagaatttaaaataaggtggtttgattcaaattgagccaacctaattaaaataggttaagcacaattagaccagattaaatccaacataattaagcttaattaggcttaataaaattttaatcaaatcaggaattaactaagcctaacccctgatcaaatcagggactaaaccaccttagcgattagatcaacacttaacctaatcgggtcaatccaaacggaatccaattcaattagacttgatctaaaaataattactcaatcaaattaagttaattatcgatcaaatcactaattaaatctctcataaatattgagtccaaatccgatgggcaattaggcatcagagaccatcgatatgaaaccctaatcaaagagttcaaatttcaaattcaaaatttgaaattcaaaattttgaccccggtacccaaaatgtgtggaactcatgatcagagaatcctaattctcaatcatagagtcacagacacataagactcataatcaaccatcagatcagaaaggaacctctaatgtgtgtgaccccgcaggtttgaacctaagccggtagcacaggaaccaattcctgtactaatcgaagtgaccatctagcaatgatacccgacgatcgaataggtcgaatagtcgtaatcgcaacattcagaacctacgtgaatatggttaccgtataattcatcccttttgacctctgtgtttaggacgactcagagttaaactgtcaaccctgattagatcatccgagtcgtgctcaactcaattagtcctgtgactcctcactaggactaccctggccaagattttgctaaattgaaacacgactgtacacagctcctaaactggagtggtcaatcccatcttgacacacgcaccgaaaagtcaagtacttgactacacccagcagccttccgtcactgaattagaaattcaggtagtccagtgcctaagtgcagtgagttgcttgcaagtcaccgtggcggtctcaggtcggagggatatttatacccatatcccatcggagcaaattttgacagcagaaatagctccggagtcggtcacgttcagtgcagatgtaccattacatctcacctgtatgccataccagtgtctccacactccttggttatgaggacaaccaacccatatggcacacaacgatctatgctcgacaaacgttgtcgtccttggtaacaacgtatcatttgatcgcgaacaggtttaaggactaagcgataaatcctcctttgtcgagtctaaatagtcttaaggacttcaccacaacacaggagttcattagaagatgaaatatttgtaatgaaaaaatatcaaaataacttttatttatttataattcatgtactaatataaaaggagcacaaccgtcaacaggctgacgattgactttgggatactatttccaacaatctctcacttggcctaaagccaatcggtgcaatatctaatacccatcttcgacttgtagtcgttgaactccttcaccgcaatggctttagtgaatgggtcggccaggttctccttcccgtcgatcttctaaaggtcgacgttacctcgatccacgatcttccggatgagatggtagcggcgcagaatatgcttcgtccgctggtgtgccttcggttccttcgcctgagcaatggctccagagctatcacagtagagcaaaactggaccaacaagggcgggtgctactccgagctcgatgatgaattttctcagccacaccgcttcattggcagcatctgatgtagcaatatactctacctcgcatactgaatcagccacagtatgctgctaggaactcttccagcagacagccccatcattaagggtaaaaataaatcctgacacactcttg from Elaeis guineensis isolate ETL-2024a chromosome 4, EG11, whole genome shotgun sequence includes these protein-coding regions:
- the LOC140857292 gene encoding probable protein phosphatase 2C 75, whose amino-acid sequence is MGDIYVKMVDEGDSPAKCREARRRRIEMRRFAAVAGDPPSRAGSPSRRAERKREAEPEAASSDRANSGGEKRSRPAGDDSPSPPLSLAHPSLATPSSPSTTSSPVEGDAAPAIASSSGQAPAGEPLLAFGSISLSGRSREMEDAISVRPGFFRPPGGGSTLHFFAVFDGHGGSHVSDLYTASLHVS